In the genome of Phlebotomus papatasi isolate M1 chromosome 2, Ppap_2.1, whole genome shotgun sequence, one region contains:
- the LOC129802685 gene encoding eukaryotic translation initiation factor 5A isoform X2 yields the protein MTDMDDTHFETGDSGASATYPMQCSALRKNGFVMLKSRPCKIVEMSTSKTGKHGHAKVHLVGIDIFSGKKYEDICPSTHNMDVPHVKREDYQLTDISDDGYLTLLRENGDLREDLKLPDSELGAQLRSEFESGKELLCTVLHSCGEECVIAIKTNTALEK from the exons ATGACTGATATGGATGATACCCACTTTGAGACCGGAGATTCTGGTGCCTCTGCCACTTATCCCATGCAATGTTCTGCTCTTCGCAAGAACGGTTTCGTCATGCTAAAGTCGCGCCCATGCAAAATCGTCGAGATGTCCACCTCGAAGACCGGAAAACACGGACACGCCAAAGTCCACTTGGTTGGCATTGATATTTTCTCAGGCAAGAA ATACGAGGATATATGTCCTTCCACTCACAATATGGATGTGCCACATGTTAAACGCGAAGATTATCAATTGACTGATATCAGTGATGACGGGTATTTGACGTTGTTGCGCGAAAACGGAGATTTGCGCGAGGATCTCAAGCTTCCGGACAGCGAACTTGGTGCTCAGTTGCGTTCTGAATTCGAGAGTGGCAAGGAACTTTTG TGCACCGTATTGCATTCTTGTGGCGAAGAATGCGTGATTGCCATCAAAACAAACACTGCCCTCGAGAAATAA
- the LOC129802685 gene encoding uncharacterized protein LOC129802685 isoform X1, whose product MPTQYKRKANLSRHPWTKHNLDEAISKVKNKTLSLGEASRFYKIPKTTLFRNMKVMKKSDGFGPGACLGKENEILLVEHIINMDEAGFSLNRKKVRRLAYEFAENLGLAHRFNKEEQIAGYSWFQSFMRRNPSLSIRHSAGLSISRAQNLTRESVNGFYDLLFNEIEKFNLQDKPENIWNCDESGLQLINSTGEVVAKKGKKNVNQITTGERGETVTILACCSAEGRFLPPTMILKGKNMKAEFSDGLPPGSRVFMNPKSGYVTGQIFLRWFEEVFLPRKVKGRNILILDGHVSHCGSLKLLDRAAAENVTLLCLPPHTIHVLQPLDTSFFQPFKYQFRVTADAWIFSHPGRNITRYQLGPLVREAWLKTATAKNAVNGFRTTGIYPLHRQTLRDDHFAIVDKIKKEPSAGKVIPADGAAKVIGAQQLAPVKTQKVVPEEVKIKMEEIENKTSEKLLQEIAPIPEINIAVKKSNRTRGKALVLTSTENRENLRMKNEKQKETERKSQERKKSITQIPKTSKKSVSNSLKKLRNAIK is encoded by the coding sequence ATGCCAACACAATATAAAAGGAAGGCGAATTTGTCTAGACATCCGTGGACCAAACATAACCTAGATGAAGCCATTtcaaaagtaaaaaacaagacATTGAGTCTCGGGGAAGCCTCGCGATTCTATAAAATTCCTAAAACTACACTATTCAGGAATATGAAGGTAATGAAGAAAAGTGATGGATTTGGTCCTGGAGCTTGTCTTGGTAAAGAAAATGAGATATTGTTGGTTGAGCACATCATAAATATGGATGAGGCAGGGTTTTCTCTTAATAGAAAGAAGGTCAGGCGTTTGGCTTATGAATTCGCTGAAAACTTGGGTCTCGCTCATCGATTCAATAAGGAAGAACAAATAGCTGGATATTCTTGGTTCCAGTCATTTATGCGCCGCAATCCAAGTCTTTCAATTCGGCATTCTGCAGGACTATCCATTTCAAGAGCACAAAATCTCACAAGGGAATCTGTAAATGGATTTTACGATCTTCTTTTCAATGAAATCGAAAAGTTCAATTTACAGGATAAGCCTGAAAATATCTGGAACTGTGATGAAAGTGGGCTTCAACTCATCAACAGTACCGGAGAAGTGGTTgcaaaaaaagggaaaaagaaTGTGAATCAGATTACAACAGGAGAACGAGGAGAAACTGTAACAATATTGGCGTGTTGTTCAGCAGAGGGCAGATTCCTTCCTCCCACAATGATTCTgaaaggaaaaaatatgaaagctGAATTTTCAGATGGACTGCCTCCTGGATCGCGAGTCTTTATGAATCCAAAATCAGGATATGTTACCGGACAAATTTTTCTACGTTGGTTTGAGGAAGTGTTCTTGCCAAGAAAAGTGAAGGGCAGAAATATTCTGATTTTGGATGGACATGTTTCTCACTGCGGATCTCTAAAACTGCTGGATAGGGCTGCGGCAGAAAATGTGACGCTTCTTTGTCTTCCTCCTCACACAATCCATGTACTCCAGCCATTGGATACATCGTTCTTCCAGCCATTTAAATATCAATTCAGGGTTACCGCTGATGCATGGATTTTTAGCCACCCGGGTCGCAATATAACGCGTTATCAGCTAGGTCCCTTGGTACGGGAGGCGTGGCTAAAAACTGCTACGGCAAAAAATGCTGTGAACGGCTTTAGGACAACGGGAATTTACCCACTGCATCGCCAAACTCTGCGTGATGATCATTTCGCCATAGTGGATAAGATCAAGAAAGAACCGAGTGCAGGAAAAGTCATTCCTGCGGATGGGGCAGCAAAAGTGATTGGTGCCCAACAATTAGCACCAGTAAAGACTCAGAAGGTCGTTCCGGAGgaggttaaaattaaaatggaaGAGATTGAGAACAAAACGtcagaaaaacttttgcaagagATTGCTCCAATTCCTGAAATTAACATTGCAGTAAAGAAATCGAATCGAACCCGTGGAAAAGCCCTTGTACTCACCTCTAccgaaaatagagaaaatttgcgcatgaaaaatgaaaaacagaAAGAAACTGAGCGCAAATCCCAAGAACGCAAAAAAAGTATTACACAGATTCCCAAGACCTCTAAAAAATCAGtttcaaattcattgaaaaaactgagaaatgcaataaaataa
- the LOC129802706 gene encoding dynamin-like 120 kDa protein, mitochondrial isoform X1 has product MAQILQGRFGFNLKTSRSLRPLVLNLSRMNFSTLNGNHGIRHPQRRILQPSNVPLYMTPRRTYAMIVARILRGALKLRYLVLGGAIGGGMTLNKKYEEWRDGLPDMKWLDDVLPDNEQWHKFSKSLMSVGEAVRDSIEIDPRLKKISEEKLAEWRAWFDNRLDNAIEAAETTTNPTVEGSFQTLSDIISDMYGVTKEELKAKHLVETKGMSGAEEAHRKHQTMQQQIEELQAEMMTVQLKYQKELEKLERENKNLRQQYLILKSNRKSGAKKIKKSLIDMYSEVLDELSGYDTNYTMADHLPRVVVVGDQSSGKTSVLESIAQARIFPRGSGEMMTRAPVKVTLSEGPYHLAKFNDSEREYDLTKESELAELRREVELRMRHSVRGGRTVSTETISMTVKGPGLQRMVLIDLPGIISTVTVDMAADTKDSIHQMTRHYMSNPNAIILCIQDGSVDAERSNVTDLVSQCDPLGKRTIFVLTKVDLAEELADPDRIRKILAGKLFPMKALGYFAVVTGRGRKDDSIETIRDYEERFFKTSKLFHRSGTVMPHQVSTRNLSLAVADRFWRMVRETIEQQADAFKVTRFNLETEWKNNFPRLRESGRDELFEKAKGEILDEVVNLSQISAKKWEEVILNTLWDKLSSYVFENIYLPAAQSGSPNSFNTMVDIKLRQWADQSLPARAVESGYEALQKEFLELLELAKKSPDHDDIFDNLKAAAVDEAIRRYTWEDKAIDMLRVIQLNTLEDRIVTDKGEWDQAVRFFEASVKEKLNLTENTMAEMFGPSAWQRWTQWKYATDEQQKRRNVKGELDKILVSDSKHPPTLSYDELTTVRKNLQRAGLEVDTEYIRETWYPVYRRHFLQQALLRAYDGRKAYYLYVTQNRDRGDCTLNVNDIILFWRIQQVMKVTTNALRQQVINREARRLDKEIKAVLDEYSEDEDKKIQLLTGKRVSLAEELLRVRKIQERLEEFINALNKEK; this is encoded by the exons ATGGCACAAATTCTTCAGGGAAGATTTGG GTTCAACCTGAAGACCTCTCGTTCACTGAGGCCTCTTGTGTTGAATCTCTCTCGGATGAACTTCTCAACCCTCAATGGGAACCATGGCATCCGGCATCCCCAACGGAGGATTCTGCAACCAAGCAATGTGCCTCTATATATGACTCCAAGGCGAACTTATGCAATGATTGTGGCCAGGATTCTCCGTGGTGCCCTCAAATTACGGTATCTTGTTCTGGGCGGAGCCATTGGGGGTGGAATGACTCTGAATAAG AAATATGAAGAATGGCGTGATGGACTTCCGGACATGAAATGGCTAGATGATGTCCTGCCCGACAATGAGCAGTGGCACAAATTCTCCAAGAGTTTAATGTCTGTGGGTGAAGCTGTAAGAGATTCAATTGAGATTGATCCACGTCTGAAGAAGATCAGCGAAGAAAAACTTGCCGAATGGCGTGCGTGGTTCGACAATCGTCTGGACAATGCCATCGAAGCAGCAGAAACCACAACAAATCCTACAGTTGAAG GTTCATTCCAGACACTCTCTGATATAATTTCCGATATGTATGGAG TAACTAAGGAAGAATTGAAGGCGAAGCATCTGGTGGAGACTAAGGGGATGTCAGGAGCTGAGGAAGCTCACCGGAAGCATCAGACAATGCAGCAGCAGATTGAGGAACTTCAGGCAGAAATGATGACGGTGCAGCTCAAGTACCAGAAGGAATTGGAGAAGCTTGAACGAGAAAATAAGAATCTGAGGCAGCAGTATTTGATTCTCAAGTCAAATCGGAAATCTGGagcgaaaaaaatcaaaaagagcCTCATTGACATGTACTCTGAAGTCCTGGATGAACTATCTGG ATACGATACCAATTACACGATGGCTGACCATTTGCCACGAGTGGTTGTTGTTGGTGACCAGAGTAGTGGTAAAACTTCTGTGCTAGAATCTATTGCCCAAGCTAGAATCTTTCCCCGTGGAAGTGGTGAAATGATGACTAGAGCGCCAGTTAAGGTCACCCTTTCAGAAGGTCCCTACCACTTGGCCAAGTTCAATGACTCAGAACGAGAATATGATCTGACGAAGGAATCAGAATTGGCTGAATTGAGGCGTGAAGTAGAACTGAGAATGCGTCATTCGGTGCGCGGTGGAAGGACAGTGAGCACAGAGACCATCTCGATGACGGTGAAAGGTCCGGGATTGCAGCGAATGGTGTTAATTGATCTGCCGGGAATTATTTCGACAGTGACAGTTGATATGGCTGCCGACACAAAGGATTCTATTCATCAGATGACCAGGCATTATATGAGCAATCCAAATGCTATTATTCTTTGCATTCAAGATGGTTCAGTGGATGCTGAGAGGAGTAATGTAACAGATCTCGTATCACAGTGTGATCCTTTGGGGAAGAGAACAATCTTTGTGCTGACCAAAGTGGATTTAGCTGAGGAGTTGGCAGATCCTGATAGG ATTCGTAAAATCTTGGCCGGAAAGCTCTTTCCAATGAAAGCCCTAGGATATTTTGCCGTTGTAACCGGAAGGGGTAGAAAAGATGATTCAATAGAAACCATTAGAGATTACGAGGAGAGATTCTTCAAGACCTCAAAGTTATTCCA TCGAAGTGGAACAGTAATGCCTCATCAAGTATCCACGAGAAATTTGAGTCTTGCCGTTGCCGATAGATTCTGGAGGATGGTACGTGAGACGATAGAACAACAAGCAGATGCATTTAAAGTGACACGTTTCAATCTCGAAACTGAGTGGAAGAATAACTTTCCCAGACTGAGAGAATCTGGTCGGGATGAGTTATTTGAGAAGGCTAAAGGTGAAATTCTCGATGAAGTGGTCAACTTGTCTCAGATTTCGGCCAAGAAGTGGGAAGAGGTTATTCTCAATACTCTCTGGGACAAGCTCTCGAGTTATGTCTTTGAGAATATCTATCTCCCAGCTGCACAATCAGGATCGCCAA ATTCCTTCAATACCATGGTGGACATCAAGCTGCGTCAATGGGCAGATCAATCACTGCCAGCTCGTGCTGTAGAATCTGGTTACGAAGCCCTTCAGAAGGAGTTTTTGGAGCTTCTGGAACTGGCTAAAAAATCTCCAGATCACGATGACATCTTTGATAATCTGAAAGCTGCAGCTGTGGATGAGGCTATTCGCCGATATACGTGGGAAGATAAGGCTATAGATATGCTCCGAGTGATTCAACTTAACACTCTGGAAGATCGTATTGTTACTGACAAAGGTGAATGGGATCAGGCAGTGCGTTTCTTTGAGGCTTCGGTGAAGGAGAAGCTGAACCTGACAGAAAATACCATGGCTGAGATGTTTGGACCATCAGCATGGCAACGATGGACCCAGTGGAAATATGCAACAGATGAACAGCAGAAGAGACGCAATGTCAAAGGGGAATTGGATAAAATACTCGTCAGTGACTCG AAACATCCACCAACGCTCAGCTACGATGAATTGACAACGGTGAGGAAGAATCTTCAGCGTGCTGGACTCGAAGTTGATACAGAATATATACGTGAGACATGGTATCCTGTCTACCGACGTCATTTCCTGCAACAAGCTCTCCTGAGAGCCTATGACGGTCGTAAGGCCTACTACCTCTATGTAACCCAAAATCGAGATCGTGGTGACTGTACTTTAAACGTCAATGACATCATCCTCTTCTGGCGCATTCAACAAGTGATGAAAGTAACAACCAATGCACTGCGACAGCAGGTGATAAATCGTGAGGCTAGGCGTCTGGATAAGGAAATCAAAGCGGTTCTGGATGAATACAGCGAAGATGAGgacaagaaaattcaattgctGACGGGAAAACGGGTCTCTCTTGCTGAGGAATTGC ttCGAGTTCGGAAAATCCAGGAGAGACTTGAGGAATTCATTAATGCCCTCAACAAAGAAAAGTGA
- the LOC129802706 gene encoding dynamin-like 120 kDa protein, mitochondrial isoform X2 — MAQILQGRFGFNLKTSRSLRPLVLNLSRMNFSTLNGNHGIRHPQRRILQPSNVPLYMTPRRTYAMIVARILRGALKLRYLVLGGAIGGGMTLNKKYEEWRDGLPDMKWLDDVLPDNEQWHKFSKSLMSVGEAVRDSIEIDPRLKKISEEKLAEWRAWFDNRLDNAIEAAETTTNPTVEVTKEELKAKHLVETKGMSGAEEAHRKHQTMQQQIEELQAEMMTVQLKYQKELEKLERENKNLRQQYLILKSNRKSGAKKIKKSLIDMYSEVLDELSGYDTNYTMADHLPRVVVVGDQSSGKTSVLESIAQARIFPRGSGEMMTRAPVKVTLSEGPYHLAKFNDSEREYDLTKESELAELRREVELRMRHSVRGGRTVSTETISMTVKGPGLQRMVLIDLPGIISTVTVDMAADTKDSIHQMTRHYMSNPNAIILCIQDGSVDAERSNVTDLVSQCDPLGKRTIFVLTKVDLAEELADPDRIRKILAGKLFPMKALGYFAVVTGRGRKDDSIETIRDYEERFFKTSKLFHRSGTVMPHQVSTRNLSLAVADRFWRMVRETIEQQADAFKVTRFNLETEWKNNFPRLRESGRDELFEKAKGEILDEVVNLSQISAKKWEEVILNTLWDKLSSYVFENIYLPAAQSGSPNSFNTMVDIKLRQWADQSLPARAVESGYEALQKEFLELLELAKKSPDHDDIFDNLKAAAVDEAIRRYTWEDKAIDMLRVIQLNTLEDRIVTDKGEWDQAVRFFEASVKEKLNLTENTMAEMFGPSAWQRWTQWKYATDEQQKRRNVKGELDKILVSDSKHPPTLSYDELTTVRKNLQRAGLEVDTEYIRETWYPVYRRHFLQQALLRAYDGRKAYYLYVTQNRDRGDCTLNVNDIILFWRIQQVMKVTTNALRQQVINREARRLDKEIKAVLDEYSEDEDKKIQLLTGKRVSLAEELLRVRKIQERLEEFINALNKEK; from the exons ATGGCACAAATTCTTCAGGGAAGATTTGG GTTCAACCTGAAGACCTCTCGTTCACTGAGGCCTCTTGTGTTGAATCTCTCTCGGATGAACTTCTCAACCCTCAATGGGAACCATGGCATCCGGCATCCCCAACGGAGGATTCTGCAACCAAGCAATGTGCCTCTATATATGACTCCAAGGCGAACTTATGCAATGATTGTGGCCAGGATTCTCCGTGGTGCCCTCAAATTACGGTATCTTGTTCTGGGCGGAGCCATTGGGGGTGGAATGACTCTGAATAAG AAATATGAAGAATGGCGTGATGGACTTCCGGACATGAAATGGCTAGATGATGTCCTGCCCGACAATGAGCAGTGGCACAAATTCTCCAAGAGTTTAATGTCTGTGGGTGAAGCTGTAAGAGATTCAATTGAGATTGATCCACGTCTGAAGAAGATCAGCGAAGAAAAACTTGCCGAATGGCGTGCGTGGTTCGACAATCGTCTGGACAATGCCATCGAAGCAGCAGAAACCACAACAAATCCTACAGTTGAAG TAACTAAGGAAGAATTGAAGGCGAAGCATCTGGTGGAGACTAAGGGGATGTCAGGAGCTGAGGAAGCTCACCGGAAGCATCAGACAATGCAGCAGCAGATTGAGGAACTTCAGGCAGAAATGATGACGGTGCAGCTCAAGTACCAGAAGGAATTGGAGAAGCTTGAACGAGAAAATAAGAATCTGAGGCAGCAGTATTTGATTCTCAAGTCAAATCGGAAATCTGGagcgaaaaaaatcaaaaagagcCTCATTGACATGTACTCTGAAGTCCTGGATGAACTATCTGG ATACGATACCAATTACACGATGGCTGACCATTTGCCACGAGTGGTTGTTGTTGGTGACCAGAGTAGTGGTAAAACTTCTGTGCTAGAATCTATTGCCCAAGCTAGAATCTTTCCCCGTGGAAGTGGTGAAATGATGACTAGAGCGCCAGTTAAGGTCACCCTTTCAGAAGGTCCCTACCACTTGGCCAAGTTCAATGACTCAGAACGAGAATATGATCTGACGAAGGAATCAGAATTGGCTGAATTGAGGCGTGAAGTAGAACTGAGAATGCGTCATTCGGTGCGCGGTGGAAGGACAGTGAGCACAGAGACCATCTCGATGACGGTGAAAGGTCCGGGATTGCAGCGAATGGTGTTAATTGATCTGCCGGGAATTATTTCGACAGTGACAGTTGATATGGCTGCCGACACAAAGGATTCTATTCATCAGATGACCAGGCATTATATGAGCAATCCAAATGCTATTATTCTTTGCATTCAAGATGGTTCAGTGGATGCTGAGAGGAGTAATGTAACAGATCTCGTATCACAGTGTGATCCTTTGGGGAAGAGAACAATCTTTGTGCTGACCAAAGTGGATTTAGCTGAGGAGTTGGCAGATCCTGATAGG ATTCGTAAAATCTTGGCCGGAAAGCTCTTTCCAATGAAAGCCCTAGGATATTTTGCCGTTGTAACCGGAAGGGGTAGAAAAGATGATTCAATAGAAACCATTAGAGATTACGAGGAGAGATTCTTCAAGACCTCAAAGTTATTCCA TCGAAGTGGAACAGTAATGCCTCATCAAGTATCCACGAGAAATTTGAGTCTTGCCGTTGCCGATAGATTCTGGAGGATGGTACGTGAGACGATAGAACAACAAGCAGATGCATTTAAAGTGACACGTTTCAATCTCGAAACTGAGTGGAAGAATAACTTTCCCAGACTGAGAGAATCTGGTCGGGATGAGTTATTTGAGAAGGCTAAAGGTGAAATTCTCGATGAAGTGGTCAACTTGTCTCAGATTTCGGCCAAGAAGTGGGAAGAGGTTATTCTCAATACTCTCTGGGACAAGCTCTCGAGTTATGTCTTTGAGAATATCTATCTCCCAGCTGCACAATCAGGATCGCCAA ATTCCTTCAATACCATGGTGGACATCAAGCTGCGTCAATGGGCAGATCAATCACTGCCAGCTCGTGCTGTAGAATCTGGTTACGAAGCCCTTCAGAAGGAGTTTTTGGAGCTTCTGGAACTGGCTAAAAAATCTCCAGATCACGATGACATCTTTGATAATCTGAAAGCTGCAGCTGTGGATGAGGCTATTCGCCGATATACGTGGGAAGATAAGGCTATAGATATGCTCCGAGTGATTCAACTTAACACTCTGGAAGATCGTATTGTTACTGACAAAGGTGAATGGGATCAGGCAGTGCGTTTCTTTGAGGCTTCGGTGAAGGAGAAGCTGAACCTGACAGAAAATACCATGGCTGAGATGTTTGGACCATCAGCATGGCAACGATGGACCCAGTGGAAATATGCAACAGATGAACAGCAGAAGAGACGCAATGTCAAAGGGGAATTGGATAAAATACTCGTCAGTGACTCG AAACATCCACCAACGCTCAGCTACGATGAATTGACAACGGTGAGGAAGAATCTTCAGCGTGCTGGACTCGAAGTTGATACAGAATATATACGTGAGACATGGTATCCTGTCTACCGACGTCATTTCCTGCAACAAGCTCTCCTGAGAGCCTATGACGGTCGTAAGGCCTACTACCTCTATGTAACCCAAAATCGAGATCGTGGTGACTGTACTTTAAACGTCAATGACATCATCCTCTTCTGGCGCATTCAACAAGTGATGAAAGTAACAACCAATGCACTGCGACAGCAGGTGATAAATCGTGAGGCTAGGCGTCTGGATAAGGAAATCAAAGCGGTTCTGGATGAATACAGCGAAGATGAGgacaagaaaattcaattgctGACGGGAAAACGGGTCTCTCTTGCTGAGGAATTGC ttCGAGTTCGGAAAATCCAGGAGAGACTTGAGGAATTCATTAATGCCCTCAACAAAGAAAAGTGA